In Erpetoichthys calabaricus chromosome 2, fErpCal1.3, whole genome shotgun sequence, a genomic segment contains:
- the bncr gene encoding protein Bouncer, translated as MLKLLALLILLLLYQTVPVGGILCLYCPFERKEESCLITETQCRDDEFCYSASGQYSGIDVLSGKGCLARDKCDIEGNVRYKGISYSVTYSCCRENMCNAAHNTHPSRVLLVFIPGLVAAWLMGQALNLW; from the coding sequence ATGCTGAAGCTGTTGGCTCTGCTTATTCTGCTGCTCTTATACCAGACCGTGCCAGTCGGTGGCATCCTTTGCCTCTACTGTCCCTTTGAACGCAAAGAGGAGTCCTGCCTGATCACTGAGACGCAGTGCAGGGATGATGAGTTCTGCTACAGCGCCAGTGGCCAGTATTCCGGGATTGACGTACTGTCAGGGAAAGGATGTTTGGCCAGAGACAAGTGTGACATCGAGGGAAACGTCCGCTATAAAGGCATCTCCTACAGTGTGACGTATAGCTGTTGTCGTGAAAACATGTGCAACGCTGCCCACAACACACATCCCTCTCGAGTCCTACTGGTGTTCATTCCAGGACTTGTGGCTGCCTGGCTCATGGGACAGGCTTTGAATTTGTGGTGA